Proteins encoded in a region of the Phacochoerus africanus isolate WHEZ1 chromosome 8, ROS_Pafr_v1, whole genome shotgun sequence genome:
- the CCNL2 gene encoding cyclin-L2 isoform X3, which produces MAAATGTAGTGAGTPGSAAPAAAAGTPGSGSAAPGSQGVLIGDRLYSGVLITLENCLLPDDKLRFTPSMSSGLDTDTETDLRVVGCELIQAAGILLRLPQVAMATGQVLFQRFFYTKSFVKHSMEHVSMACVHLASKIEEAPRRIRDVINVFHRLRHLREKRKPVPLLLDQDYVNLKNQIIKAERRVLKELGFCVHVKHPHKIIVMYLQVLECERNQPLVQTAWVASEGK; this is translated from the exons ATGGCGGCGGCGACGGGGACGGCCGGGACCGGGGCCGGGACTCCGGGCTCGGCGGCCCCCGCGGCAGCGGCCGGCACGCCGGGCTCGGGCAGCGCAGCCCCGGGATCGCAGGGGGTGCTGATCGGGGACCGGTTGTACTCTGGGGTGCTCATCACCCTGGAGAACTGCCTCCTGCCTGACGACAAGCTGCGCTTCACCCCGTCCATGTCGAGTGGCCTCGACACCGACACCGAGACCGACCTCCGCGTGGTGGGCTGCGAGCTCATCCAGGCGGCCGGCATCCTGCTCCGCCTGCCGCAG GTGGCCATGGCTACAGGGCAGGTGTTGTTCCAGCGGTTCTTTTATACCAAGTCCTTTGTGAAGCATTCCATGGAG CATGTGTCAATGGCCTGTGTTCACCTGGCCTCCAAGATAGAGGAAGCTCCCAGAAGGATCCGAGACGTCATCAACGTGTTTCACCGGCTTCGACACCTGAGGGAGAAAAG AAAACCTGTGCCTCTTCTGCTGGATCAAGATTACGTTAATTTAAAGAATCAAATCATAAAGGCGGAAAGGCGAGTCCTCAAGGAGCTGGGCTTCTGCGTGCACGTGAAGCACCCTCACAAG ATAATCGTTATGTACCTTCAGGTGTTAGAGTGTGAGCGTAACCAACCCCTGGTCCAGACTGCATG GGTAGCCTCTGAGGGTAAGTGA
- the MRPL20 gene encoding 39S ribosomal protein L20, mitochondrial: MVFLTVPLWLRSRVTDRYWRVQEVLKHARHFRGRKNRCYRLAVRAVTRAFVKCTRARRLKKRSLRTLWINRITAASQEHGLKYPAFIVNLIKCQVELNRKVLADLAIYEPKTFKSLAALAKRRREEGFAAALGDGKEPDGIFSRVVQHR; this comes from the exons ATGGTCTTCCTGACTGTGCCTCTCTGGCTGCGGAGCCGCGTCACCGACCGCTACTGGCGGGTCCAGGAGGTGCTGAAGCACGCGCGG CACTTCCGGGGAAGGAAGAATCGGTGCTACCGGCTGGCCGTCAGGGCTGTGACGAGAGCGTTCGTGAAGTGCACGCGGGCCCGCAGGCTGAAGAAGAGGAGTCTGCGGACG CTCTGGATTAATCGAATTACAGCTGCCTCCCAGGAACACGGCCTGAAGTACCCAGCGTTTATCGTCAATTTGATTAAG TGCCAGGTGGAGCTCAACAGGAAGGTACTTGCAGATCTAGCCATCTATGAACCAAAGACTTTTAAATCTCTGGCTGCTTTAGCCAAAAGGAGGCGAGAAGAAGGATTTGCTGCAGCCTTGGGGGACGGGAAGGAGCCTGACGGCATTTTTTCCAGGGTGGTCCAGCACCGCTGA
- the ANKRD65 gene encoding ankyrin repeat domain-containing protein 65 isoform X2 — MKGPFRLRLGQNHMDGTPSQRTEPLGRVPLGTDSEVSEPGELELRWSELGSEQALGAGTEGPGGSRAWGCLLQAVWQGHVGLVTQLLRQGASLEERDSAGRTPLHLAVLRGHVPLVRLLLQRGAPAGASDRAGRTPLHEAAWQGHSQVAELLLRRGARADARCGAGLTPLHWAAALGRTLLVGRLLGARGPGPEAADARGWTAAQWAAAGGRLPVLELLAAGGGAGLDDALLVAAAAGRSTALRLLLARGAQVDARDGAGATALGFAAALGRPQDVEVLLEHGADPSLKDRHSRSALHRAAAGGHLLAVQLLAAWGAEVDAQDSLGLTPLHYAARRGHKEVAGHLLDRGAEVNAAGWLHKTPLHLAVERGHGPTAELLLSRGASPTLRTRWGQVAQDLGPALCGQPERP; from the exons ATGAAAGGGCCCTTCAGGCTGCGGCTGGGCCAGAACCACATGGACGGTACCCCCAGCCAGAGGACGGAGCCCCTGGGCAGGGTTCCTTTGGGG ACGGACTCCGAGGTCTCAGAGCCTGGAGAACTGGAACTACGGTGGTCGGAGCTGGGCTCTGAGCAGGCCCTGGGAGCTGGGACAGAGGGGCCCGGCGGCTCCCGGGCCTGGGGGTGCCTGCTGCAGGCTGTGTGGCAGGGTCACGTGGGCCTGGTGACTCAGCTTCTACGACAAGGGGCCAGCCTGGAGGAGAG GGACAGCGCCGGCAGGACCCCCCTCCACCTGGCCGTGCTGCGTGGCCACGTGCCGCTGGTGCGTCTCCTGCTGCAGCGCGGGGCGCCAGCGGGAGCCTCAGACCGCGCGGGGCGCACGCCGCTGCACGAGGCCGCCTGGCAAGGCCACTCGCAGGTGGCCGAGCTGCTGCTGCGGCGCGGGGCGCGGGCGGACGCGCGCTGCGGGGCGGGCCTCACGCCGCTGCACTGGGCCGCCGCGCTGGGCCGAACGCTGCTGGTCGGGCGTCTGCTAGGCGCGCGAGGCCCGGGCCCCGAGGCGGCGGACGCGCGAGGCTGGACGGCGGCGCAGTGGGCGGCCGCGGGCGGCCGGCTGCCGGTGCTCGAGCTGctggcggcgggcggcggcgctGGCCTGGACGACGCCCTGCTCGTGGCGGCCGCGGCCGGGCGCTCGACGGCGCTGCGCCTCCTCCTGGCGCGCGGGGCGCAAGTGGACGCCCGGGACGGCGCAGGGGCCACGGCGCTGGGCTTCGCGGCCGCCCTGGGCCGCCCGCAG gaCGTGGAGGTGCTGCTGGAGCACGGTGCAGACCCCAGCCTCAAGGACAGGCACAGCCGCTCAGCCCTTCACAGGGCTGCCGCCGGCGGCCACCTGCTGGCTGTCCAGCTGCTGGCAGCCTGGGGAGCTGAGGTAGACGCCCAGGACTCATTGGGCCTCACACCTCTGCACTATGCTGCTCGGAGAGGCCACAAGGAGGTCGCAGGCCACCTTCTGGACAGGGGCGCGGAGGTCAACGCGGCTGGCTGGCTCCACAAGACCCCCCTGCATCTCGCTGTGGAGCGGGGCCATGGACCCACTGCAGAGCTTTTGCTGAGCCGAGGGGCCAGCCCCACACTGAGGAcgaggtgggggcaggtggccCAGGACCTGGGACCTGCCCTCTGTGGACAGCCGGAGAGGCCCTAG
- the ANKRD65 gene encoding ankyrin repeat domain-containing protein 65 isoform X1 yields the protein MKGPFRLRLGQNHMDGTPSQRTEPLGRVPLGVTGSQGPQKLNGGWVPLGREGSMLAWGQWASSGVWLPASMKDPCSCQTDSEVSEPGELELRWSELGSEQALGAGTEGPGGSRAWGCLLQAVWQGHVGLVTQLLRQGASLEERDSAGRTPLHLAVLRGHVPLVRLLLQRGAPAGASDRAGRTPLHEAAWQGHSQVAELLLRRGARADARCGAGLTPLHWAAALGRTLLVGRLLGARGPGPEAADARGWTAAQWAAAGGRLPVLELLAAGGGAGLDDALLVAAAAGRSTALRLLLARGAQVDARDGAGATALGFAAALGRPQDVEVLLEHGADPSLKDRHSRSALHRAAAGGHLLAVQLLAAWGAEVDAQDSLGLTPLHYAARRGHKEVAGHLLDRGAEVNAAGWLHKTPLHLAVERGHGPTAELLLSRGASPTLRTRWGQVAQDLGPALCGQPERP from the exons ATGAAAGGGCCCTTCAGGCTGCGGCTGGGCCAGAACCACATGGACGGTACCCCCAGCCAGAGGACGGAGCCCCTGGGCAGGGTTCCTTTGGGGGTAACTGGGAGCCAAGGCCCTCAGAAGCTAAATGGTGGCTGGGTTcccctggggagagaggggtcTATGTTGGCCTGGGGACAGTGGGCCAGCTCTGGCGTGTGGCTTCCAGCGTCCATGAAGGATCCCTGTTCTTGCCAGACGGACTCCGAGGTCTCAGAGCCTGGAGAACTGGAACTACGGTGGTCGGAGCTGGGCTCTGAGCAGGCCCTGGGAGCTGGGACAGAGGGGCCCGGCGGCTCCCGGGCCTGGGGGTGCCTGCTGCAGGCTGTGTGGCAGGGTCACGTGGGCCTGGTGACTCAGCTTCTACGACAAGGGGCCAGCCTGGAGGAGAG GGACAGCGCCGGCAGGACCCCCCTCCACCTGGCCGTGCTGCGTGGCCACGTGCCGCTGGTGCGTCTCCTGCTGCAGCGCGGGGCGCCAGCGGGAGCCTCAGACCGCGCGGGGCGCACGCCGCTGCACGAGGCCGCCTGGCAAGGCCACTCGCAGGTGGCCGAGCTGCTGCTGCGGCGCGGGGCGCGGGCGGACGCGCGCTGCGGGGCGGGCCTCACGCCGCTGCACTGGGCCGCCGCGCTGGGCCGAACGCTGCTGGTCGGGCGTCTGCTAGGCGCGCGAGGCCCGGGCCCCGAGGCGGCGGACGCGCGAGGCTGGACGGCGGCGCAGTGGGCGGCCGCGGGCGGCCGGCTGCCGGTGCTCGAGCTGctggcggcgggcggcggcgctGGCCTGGACGACGCCCTGCTCGTGGCGGCCGCGGCCGGGCGCTCGACGGCGCTGCGCCTCCTCCTGGCGCGCGGGGCGCAAGTGGACGCCCGGGACGGCGCAGGGGCCACGGCGCTGGGCTTCGCGGCCGCCCTGGGCCGCCCGCAG gaCGTGGAGGTGCTGCTGGAGCACGGTGCAGACCCCAGCCTCAAGGACAGGCACAGCCGCTCAGCCCTTCACAGGGCTGCCGCCGGCGGCCACCTGCTGGCTGTCCAGCTGCTGGCAGCCTGGGGAGCTGAGGTAGACGCCCAGGACTCATTGGGCCTCACACCTCTGCACTATGCTGCTCGGAGAGGCCACAAGGAGGTCGCAGGCCACCTTCTGGACAGGGGCGCGGAGGTCAACGCGGCTGGCTGGCTCCACAAGACCCCCCTGCATCTCGCTGTGGAGCGGGGCCATGGACCCACTGCAGAGCTTTTGCTGAGCCGAGGGGCCAGCCCCACACTGAGGAcgaggtgggggcaggtggccCAGGACCTGGGACCTGCCCTCTGTGGACAGCCGGAGAGGCCCTAG
- the TMEM88B gene encoding transmembrane protein 88B: MSEQERETEEDEGEGTSDTAPMLPGRLADRQTSARMSPGWAAQGLGTLLLSGRALAGLLLHLLLPATVFLLVLLPAATIVYLGFLCHSRVS; this comes from the coding sequence ATGAGTGAgcaggagagggagacagaggaggatGAGGGAGAGGGCACTTCAGACACAGCACCCATGCTGCCCGGAAGGCTTGCTGACCGCCAGACCTCTGCACGGATGTCCCCAGGGTGGGCTGCCCAAGGCCTAGGGACCCTGCTGCTGTCAGGCCGGGCCCTGGCGGGGCTCCTGCTCCACCTTCTGCTTCCTGCAACTGTGTTCCTGCTGGTGCTGCTGCCAGCAGCCACCATCGTCTACCTGGGATTCCTGTGCCACTCGAGGGTGAGCTGA